Proteins encoded within one genomic window of candidate division WOR-3 bacterium:
- a CDS encoding peptidoglycan recognition family protein, which yields MKIVAEFLDINYKPCDKPRKIDMIVLHSTGSDDVNGVISWFKNPASQVSAHYVIDKDGTVYKLVRLNDIAWHAKEYNSRSIGIEIVHSILKPTTKEQRIALVELVAELIKNISTIKYLQGHFELSRMKSDPYERTIVTDLRSYFRLYNIRDENKGTI from the coding sequence ATGAAGATAGTAGCAGAGTTCTTAGATATAAACTACAAACCCTGTGATAAACCACGCAAGATTGATATGATTGTTTTGCACTCTACAGGTAGTGACGATGTTAATGGAGTGATTTCGTGGTTCAAGAACCCGGCTTCGCAGGTGTCAGCACACTATGTTATTGATAAAGATGGAACGGTTTACAAACTTGTAAGGCTAAACGATATTGCATGGCATGCGAAGGAATACAATAGCCGAAGCATCGGAATTGAGATTGTTCATTCGATTTTGAAGCCGACAACTAAGGAACAAAGGATAGCACTTGTTGAGCTTGTTGCCGAATTGATTAAAAACATCAGCACGATAAAATACCTTCAAGGTCATTTTGAGTTATCGCGCATGAAGTCCGACCCGTATGAGCGCACGATAGTTACAGATTTAAGAAGTTATTTCAGGTTGTATAATATTCGCGATGAGAATAAGGGAACTATATAA
- a CDS encoding sigma-70 family RNA polymerase sigma factor, producing the protein MRIRELYNKLSLNELAEKYKKHHDEEAFRVIYFRIVRFVFNNYRHDASYDEINDFLFYFNEKLPALIEDYNPEKSQFQTYIFNAVKKDYINYMALLHRKKRKPANAYFVDYEDEEVVYSPEQEEILMKFVDALDVISVLGKRQREIFLMKYLYGYTNKEIAQELSLSLHTVNSTLSKAHKKIRQVLRQAQ; encoded by the coding sequence ATGAGAATAAGGGAACTATATAACAAATTAAGTTTGAATGAGCTTGCAGAAAAATACAAGAAGCATCATGACGAAGAGGCGTTTAGAGTAATCTATTTTCGCATTGTTCGTTTCGTGTTTAACAATTACCGTCATGATGCTTCCTACGACGAGATAAATGATTTTTTGTTCTATTTCAACGAGAAACTACCAGCTTTGATTGAGGATTACAATCCAGAGAAAAGCCAATTCCAAACATACATTTTCAATGCAGTGAAGAAAGATTACATCAACTACATGGCTTTGCTACACCGCAAGAAGAGGAAGCCTGCAAATGCATACTTTGTTGATTATGAAGATGAGGAGGTTGTATATAGTCCGGAACAGGAAGAAATACTAATGAAGTTTGTAGACGCGCTCGATGTCATTAGTGTTTTAGGCAAACGTCAAAGGGAAATATTCTTAATGAAGTATTTATATGGCTACACGAATAAAGAGATAGCGCAGGAATTAAGCCTTTCATTACATACTGTTAACTCAACATTATCAAAAGCACACAAAAAGATACGGCAGGTTCTAAGGCAGGCACAGTGA